A single window of Thalassomonas viridans DNA harbors:
- a CDS encoding cbb3-type cytochrome c oxidase subunit I, with amino-acid sequence MSTLKFQSQAVAKPYFAFALILFIGQILFGLIMGLQYVVGDFLAGAIPFNVARMVHTNLLIVWLLFGFMGSAYYLVPEEADTELYSPKLAMILFWVFAAAGTATILGYLLVPYSTLAEFTFNELWPTMGREFLEQPTITKIGIVVVALGFLFNLGMTILKGRKTAINMVLMTGLIGLAVFFLFAFYNPVNLALDKYFWWFVVHLWVEGVWELIMGAILAYVLIKVTGVDREVIEKWLYVIIAMALISGILGTGHHFYWLATPEYWQWVGSIFSAIEPLPFFAMVLYAFNMVNRRRREHPNKAATLWALGTSVMAFLGAGVWGFLHTLAPVNYYTHGSQITAAHGHMAFYGAYAMIVMTIISYAMPKLRGIGEANSNKAQVCEMWGFWLMTVAMVFITLFLTGAGILQVWLQRLPESGEALSFMATQDKLAIFYWMREVSGVIFLLGLLAYIYSFFIGGKAAEKVS; translated from the coding sequence ATGAGTACTTTAAAATTTCAGTCGCAAGCCGTAGCTAAGCCTTATTTCGCTTTCGCTTTAATCTTGTTTATCGGTCAAATCCTGTTTGGTTTGATCATGGGGCTTCAGTATGTGGTCGGCGATTTCCTTGCCGGCGCCATCCCCTTTAACGTTGCCCGTATGGTGCATACCAATTTGTTAATTGTCTGGTTGCTGTTTGGTTTTATGGGCTCCGCCTATTATTTGGTGCCGGAAGAAGCAGATACCGAACTTTATAGTCCGAAACTGGCGATGATCCTGTTCTGGGTGTTTGCCGCAGCCGGTACTGCCACGATTCTGGGCTATTTGCTGGTGCCTTATTCAACGCTGGCTGAGTTCACTTTTAACGAATTATGGCCGACCATGGGGCGTGAGTTCCTGGAGCAGCCCACCATCACCAAAATCGGTATTGTGGTTGTTGCCTTAGGTTTTCTGTTTAACCTGGGAATGACTATATTAAAGGGCCGTAAAACCGCCATTAATATGGTGTTGATGACAGGTCTTATCGGTCTGGCGGTCTTCTTCCTGTTCGCTTTCTATAACCCGGTTAACCTGGCGCTGGATAAATACTTCTGGTGGTTCGTGGTGCACTTATGGGTAGAAGGTGTTTGGGAATTGATCATGGGCGCTATCCTGGCTTATGTATTGATTAAAGTGACCGGCGTTGACCGTGAAGTAATCGAGAAGTGGTTATATGTCATTATCGCCATGGCCTTGATCTCAGGTATCCTGGGTACAGGTCACCACTTCTACTGGCTGGCAACACCTGAATACTGGCAATGGGTAGGTTCCATCTTCTCAGCTATCGAACCGCTGCCTTTCTTTGCCATGGTGTTATATGCCTTTAATATGGTGAACCGCCGCCGCCGCGAACATCCCAACAAAGCAGCTACGCTTTGGGCGCTGGGTACTTCGGTAATGGCATTTTTAGGCGCAGGTGTCTGGGGCTTCCTGCACACGTTGGCACCGGTGAACTACTACACCCACGGTTCGCAAATCACCGCGGCTCACGGCCATATGGCGTTTTACGGGGCATATGCCATGATAGTGATGACTATTATCTCTTATGCCATGCCTAAACTGCGCGGAATCGGTGAAGCCAACAGCAATAAGGCCCAGGTTTGCGAAATGTGGGGCTTCTGGCTGATGACGGTGGCCATGGTGTTTATCACCTTGTTCCTGACCGGCGCCGGTATCCTGCAGGTGTGGTTGCAACGTCTGCCTGAGTCCGGTGAAGCGTTAAGCTTTATGGCGACACAGGATAAGCTGGCAATTTTCTACTGGATGCGTGAAGTATCCGGGGTGATCTTCTTATTAGGTCTGCTGGCGTATATTTACAGCTTCTTTATCGGCGGCAAGGCTGCCGAGAAAGTCAGCTAA
- a CDS encoding c-type cytochrome: MSESFTKGMARNIYYGGSVFFLLIFLALTFHTTKEMPQRDHRENLTESVARGKALWEDNNCIGCHTLLGEGAYFAPELGNVYYRRGGEEGFKQFFSGWLKSQPLNIPGRRQMPNFHLNDQEIDDLAEFLKWTSEMNVNNWPPNIEG; this comes from the coding sequence ATGTCAGAAAGCTTTACCAAAGGCATGGCGAGAAATATCTATTATGGGGGAAGTGTTTTCTTCCTGCTGATATTTCTAGCTTTGACCTTCCACACAACCAAGGAAATGCCACAACGAGATCACAGGGAAAATCTCACCGAATCCGTAGCGCGGGGAAAAGCGTTATGGGAAGACAATAACTGCATAGGTTGTCATACCTTGCTTGGTGAAGGCGCCTATTTTGCTCCCGAACTGGGTAATGTTTATTACCGTAGAGGGGGAGAAGAAGGCTTCAAGCAATTTTTCAGCGGCTGGTTAAAATCACAACCATTAAATATACCGGGTCGCCGTCAAATGCCTAACTTCCACCTTAATGATCAAGAAATTGATGATTTAGCAGAGTTTTTGAAGTGGACTTCAGAAATGAATGTTAATAACTGGCCACCAAACATTGAAGGATAA
- a CDS encoding DUF1330 domain-containing protein, whose product MAYELLVGLEVTDDDIYQAYRQAMKPILASYGGGFGVDFRVSEVLLPEAEPNINRVFTIYFRDEAAKNDFFTDSDYLEVKEKYFESSVAGTSIFASYGRD is encoded by the coding sequence ATGGCATATGAACTCCTGGTGGGTCTGGAAGTCACCGATGATGATATTTATCAGGCCTACCGCCAGGCGATGAAGCCGATATTAGCCTCTTATGGTGGGGGCTTTGGTGTCGATTTTCGTGTTAGTGAGGTATTATTGCCTGAAGCCGAACCGAACATTAACCGGGTTTTTACCATATACTTTCGTGATGAAGCGGCAAAAAATGACTTTTTCACTGATAGCGATTACCTTGAAGTGAAAGAGAAATATTTTGAATCATCGGTGGCAGGTACCAGTATTTTTGCCAGTTACGGGCGTGACTAG
- the radA gene encoding DNA repair protein RadA, whose protein sequence is MAKAKNKISYVCSECGTDYPRWQGNCGACKAWNTIVEFKEAKVPTQRTAQTSAGYSVQDAEIEKLSEVSDQQLHRYKTGSSEFDRVLGQGIVHGSVVLLSGSPGAGKSTLLIDVLSQLSQIAPALYVSGEESKNQIKDRGDRLKLDLSKIDIMTTGDIERICQVALDRGHKFLVIDSIQTMFLTGIDSSPGNVTQVKESAAYLNRASKEHGITTIIIVHETKDGSISGPQTLSHIGDATLRIARESDSKYRTIRADKNRFGSAEEIGTLAMMPDGLKDVTNPSAIFLEHGSVEASGNIAYASAEGRRTLLVNLQSLVDVSNGEIPQRGVVGVDYKRLSMLLAVMRKRMSVSIGDNDIYINVVGGLKLNETGTDVPMLLAMLSSFRDKILSSKTLAFGEVGLSGEVRPVPMGQERIKEAIRNGFEIVIVPKKNYHKSLETPGVKLIAISQVSELENVFDLAT, encoded by the coding sequence ATGGCAAAGGCAAAAAACAAAATCAGTTATGTGTGCTCGGAGTGCGGTACAGATTATCCGCGCTGGCAGGGCAATTGCGGCGCCTGTAAAGCATGGAATACCATAGTTGAATTTAAAGAAGCTAAGGTGCCTACCCAAAGAACCGCACAAACCTCGGCGGGGTATTCGGTACAGGATGCTGAGATTGAAAAGCTCAGTGAAGTTTCCGATCAGCAGCTGCACCGCTATAAAACCGGCAGCAGCGAATTTGACCGGGTGCTGGGACAAGGCATAGTGCACGGCTCTGTGGTGCTGCTTTCCGGTTCGCCGGGGGCGGGTAAGTCGACCCTGCTGATTGATGTCTTGTCCCAGTTGAGTCAGATCGCCCCGGCGCTTTATGTCAGCGGCGAGGAAAGCAAAAACCAGATCAAAGACAGGGGAGATCGCCTGAAGCTGGATCTGAGTAAGATTGACATCATGACCACGGGGGATATCGAGCGTATCTGCCAGGTGGCACTGGACAGGGGCCATAAGTTTTTGGTGATCGACTCTATCCAGACCATGTTTTTAACCGGTATAGATTCCTCTCCGGGCAATGTCACCCAGGTGAAAGAGTCGGCGGCTTATTTAAACCGGGCATCGAAAGAGCATGGTATCACCACCATTATTATTGTTCATGAAACAAAGGACGGCAGCATCAGCGGGCCGCAAACCTTGAGCCATATCGGCGATGCCACTTTACGTATCGCCCGTGAATCGGATTCGAAATACCGTACTATACGCGCCGATAAAAACCGTTTTGGCAGTGCCGAAGAAATCGGTACCCTGGCGATGATGCCTGACGGCCTTAAAGATGTGACCAATCCCTCGGCGATCTTTTTAGAGCACGGCAGTGTCGAGGCTTCCGGCAATATTGCCTATGCCTCGGCGGAAGGGCGCAGAACTTTGTTGGTGAACCTGCAATCCCTGGTGGATGTTAGTAACGGTGAGATCCCGCAGCGGGGCGTGGTCGGGGTTGATTATAAACGTTTGTCTATGCTGTTGGCGGTGATGCGCAAACGTATGTCTGTATCCATAGGGGATAACGACATTTATATCAATGTCGTCGGCGGCCTGAAGCTTAACGAAACCGGTACCGACGTACCTATGCTGCTGGCGATGCTGTCATCGTTTCGCGATAAGATCCTTTCCAGCAAAACCCTGGCCTTTGGTGAAGTCGGCCTTTCCGGGGAAGTACGTCCCGTGCCTATGGGACAGGAGCGTATCAAGGAAGCGATCCGTAACGGTTTTGAAATCGTGATCGTGCCCAAGAAAAATTACCATAAAAGCCTGGAAACCCCGGGAGTGAAGCTTATTGCCATCAGCCAGGTGTCTGAGCTGGAAAATGTCTTCGACCTGGCGACTTGA
- the aroQ gene encoding gamma subclass chorismate mutase AroQ produces the protein MKFLSLRIFLPLFFCFFSQVSLSAQTPDNVQGNNQLYQLINTRLAQMQAVALYKWQHQKPVEDIKREQVVIEKSVAQAMEQGLTAEGITPFFQIQISLAKKIQNYYHKRWAKQGLPESMGTETELLSLEKIRAGLITLGAGIIAHMAVSTEDHDFEQFMQIVRHPALNMKDKAVLFQALSRVKPVSYSSRLDRIVAEKILYVGSTGDYQPFSYYQADTDSGEKILTGIDIALACDLAKTLGATAVFIPTSWPGLLTDLGSGNYDIMMSGISKKLFRQQLGLFSDSYHQGGKTPVSLCRKKHLFDSLEKIDRPDTRLIVNRGGTNQRFVKEYIRQAQVFVHEDNATIFEQILAGKADVMITDKIEVVVQAKKHADLCATMPDDTLSYSAKAFLINRDLIWLEYINAWLEQVKSDGSLKQVFNRYL, from the coding sequence ATGAAATTTTTATCTCTAAGAATATTTTTGCCCCTTTTCTTTTGTTTTTTTAGCCAAGTTTCCCTGTCTGCGCAAACACCTGATAATGTGCAGGGGAACAACCAACTCTATCAGTTGATCAATACCCGGTTAGCCCAGATGCAGGCAGTGGCTCTGTATAAGTGGCAGCATCAAAAGCCCGTTGAAGACATCAAACGAGAGCAGGTGGTTATCGAGAAAAGTGTTGCTCAGGCCATGGAGCAAGGGCTTACGGCTGAGGGGATTACACCGTTTTTTCAGATACAGATTTCTCTGGCGAAAAAGATACAAAATTATTACCACAAGCGCTGGGCAAAGCAAGGCTTGCCTGAATCTATGGGAACGGAAACAGAGCTCCTTTCACTTGAAAAGATCCGCGCCGGATTGATTACGTTAGGCGCAGGCATTATCGCTCATATGGCGGTGAGTACTGAAGACCATGATTTTGAGCAATTTATGCAGATTGTTCGGCACCCGGCACTGAACATGAAGGATAAGGCGGTTTTGTTTCAGGCACTGTCCCGGGTTAAGCCTGTGTCCTATAGCAGTAGGCTGGACAGAATTGTCGCAGAAAAAATCCTCTATGTGGGTAGCACCGGAGATTATCAGCCTTTTTCCTATTATCAGGCTGATACAGATTCAGGGGAAAAAATACTTACCGGGATAGATATCGCCTTGGCCTGCGACCTGGCCAAGACACTGGGGGCAACGGCCGTGTTTATACCCACCAGCTGGCCCGGTTTGTTAACGGATCTCGGCAGCGGCAATTACGATATTATGATGAGCGGTATTTCAAAAAAGCTGTTCCGTCAGCAGCTGGGACTATTTTCTGACAGTTACCATCAGGGCGGGAAAACCCCTGTTTCCCTGTGCCGGAAAAAACATTTGTTCGATTCGCTGGAAAAAATAGACCGGCCGGATACCCGGCTTATCGTCAACAGGGGCGGCACCAACCAGCGTTTTGTCAAAGAGTATATCAGACAGGCGCAGGTATTTGTGCACGAGGATAATGCCACTATTTTTGAGCAGATATTAGCCGGCAAGGCTGATGTGATGATCACAGATAAGATTGAAGTGGTGGTGCAGGCGAAAAAACATGCTGATTTATGTGCAACCATGCCCGACGATACTTTAAGTTATTCAGCCAAGGCTTTTTTAATCAACAGGGATCTGATCTGGCTTGAATATATCAATGCCTGGCTGGAGCAAGTAAAAAGCGACGGCAGCCTCAAGCAGGTGTTTAACCGTTATCTGTAA
- a CDS encoding substrate-binding periplasmic protein: protein MNRCCALIVLLLAWNAYAQSPAQIKLVSGDYPPFTGESLPEGGLVSRLVRATFARAFPGAQVQLAFEPWARGFANTENQKYLATFPYFRNEQRAAAFYFSQPVIFVENVFYRQKSAKPATYNQKTICLPLGYAKGSLSELIAIYDMTLVRPASMLQCFKMLAKGRVDLLACSKRVGQYFTGNYPQFRTLEVNPSGPGLVPVPLYAIFPKRGGEVMVTHFNLALQQLKDSGKYQELIDSYRAFEKP, encoded by the coding sequence GTGAATAGGTGTTGCGCTTTAATCGTGTTATTGCTGGCCTGGAATGCCTATGCGCAATCTCCCGCACAAATTAAGCTGGTGTCGGGGGACTATCCGCCTTTTACCGGTGAGTCCTTACCCGAAGGCGGACTGGTTTCCCGTCTGGTGCGGGCTACCTTTGCCCGGGCATTTCCCGGCGCACAAGTTCAGCTGGCTTTTGAACCCTGGGCGCGGGGTTTTGCCAATACCGAAAATCAAAAATATCTGGCGACCTTCCCTTATTTTCGCAATGAACAGCGCGCTGCCGCTTTTTATTTCAGCCAGCCGGTGATTTTTGTCGAGAATGTTTTTTACCGGCAAAAGTCAGCAAAACCGGCAACATATAATCAGAAAACAATCTGTCTGCCTTTAGGTTATGCCAAAGGCAGTTTAAGTGAATTGATCGCTATTTATGATATGACCCTGGTCCGTCCGGCCTCCATGTTGCAGTGTTTTAAAATGCTGGCTAAAGGCAGGGTTGATTTGCTGGCTTGCAGCAAGCGGGTGGGACAGTATTTTACCGGCAATTATCCCCAGTTCCGCACCCTGGAAGTCAACCCGTCGGGTCCGGGGCTGGTGCCAGTGCCTTTGTATGCGATCTTTCCCAAACGCGGGGGAGAGGTCATGGTGACGCATTTTAACCTGGCATTGCAACAACTTAAGGACTCCGGCAAGTACCAGGAATTAATCGACAGCTACCGGGCTTTTGAAAAGCCATAG